A window of the Deinococcus gobiensis I-0 genome harbors these coding sequences:
- a CDS encoding glycoside hydrolase family 43 protein — protein sequence MLKCAPALLALAAALPLLTSGAGGGPAPARTFTNPVVDANFPDPFILRSGGAYHAYATNGAGGNVPHMTSRDLVHWERAGDALPTLPDWVQPGLTWAPEVTKLRGQYVLYFTARDRASGRQCIGAAVSASPAGPFRGAGSGPLVCQVAEGGSIDASPFVDQDGRAYLLWKNDGNCCNLATHLYVQPLSADGLKLTGKATALIQNFALWEGNVIEAPTLYRRGDFYYLLYSAGPFDSDLYAVGYAVARKVTGPYRKAAENPILVSKGEVAGPGHQSVVTDAAGQTWLAYHAWTQGQIGDDRGYRSMRLDRISFRDGAVKVQGPTLTPQPAPAVAP from the coding sequence ATGCTCAAGTGTGCCCCGGCGCTGCTGGCCCTGGCCGCCGCCCTGCCCCTGCTCACCTCGGGGGCCGGGGGCGGGCCGGCGCCTGCCCGGACCTTCACCAATCCGGTCGTGGACGCCAACTTTCCCGACCCCTTCATCCTGCGCAGCGGCGGGGCGTATCACGCCTACGCCACCAACGGCGCGGGCGGCAACGTGCCGCACATGACCAGCCGTGACCTCGTCCACTGGGAGCGGGCCGGCGACGCCCTGCCGACCCTGCCCGATTGGGTCCAGCCGGGCCTGACCTGGGCGCCCGAAGTGACCAAACTGCGTGGGCAGTACGTGCTGTACTTCACCGCCCGCGACCGCGCCAGTGGCCGCCAGTGCATCGGGGCCGCCGTGTCGGCCTCGCCCGCCGGACCGTTCCGGGGGGCGGGCAGCGGGCCGCTCGTGTGCCAGGTGGCCGAGGGGGGCAGCATCGACGCCAGCCCGTTTGTGGACCAGGACGGCCGCGCCTACCTGCTGTGGAAGAACGACGGCAACTGCTGCAACCTCGCCACGCACCTGTACGTGCAGCCGCTGAGCGCCGACGGCCTCAAGCTGACCGGCAAGGCGACCGCCCTCATCCAGAATTTCGCGCTGTGGGAGGGCAACGTCATCGAGGCGCCGACCCTGTACCGGCGCGGCGACTTCTACTACCTGCTGTACTCGGCTGGGCCCTTCGACTCGGACCTGTATGCGGTGGGCTACGCGGTCGCCCGCAAGGTCACGGGGCCGTACCGCAAGGCCGCCGAGAACCCGATTCTGGTCTCGAAGGGAGAGGTGGCCGGGCCGGGGCACCAGAGCGTCGTGACCGACGCGGCCGGGCAGACCTGGCTCGCCTACCACGCCTGGACCCAGGGCCAGATCGGCGACGACAGGGGGTACCGCAGCATGCGGCTCGACCGGATCTCCTTCCGGGACGGCGCCGTGAAGGTGCAGGGCCCGACCCTGACGCCCCAGCCCGCCCCGGCGGTGGCCCCATGA
- a CDS encoding PRC-barrel domain-containing protein has protein sequence MIKGNDVLNHNVIALSTGEKVERVYDIIFDRQANWVIGFLVDEGGWFSTAKVVPFERVHSIGEDAVMIGRPEDVNTTREDRRLQEALDNKTSLAGLTLLTTDGQNLGRIADVFFDEHTGRVEGYEATGGLFSDLSSGRTFVPAPESVQIGADTAIVPASVAQAMEEQEDGGLKGALNTAAENVKGAYENIAEATRERQKDYVVGKTAGGDITTDDGHLIVAQGDTITAAHAEAAEAAGKLVALATAATGGAIAESYGQARDRVQDTYEDVRGAAAERQKVYVVGKTARSEVATEAGEVIVPAGATITRAQADRAEQAGRLAALTATATGGALQDSVDDLRQTQAGTPATIIGRRAKTDVRTAGGSLIAAQGQIVTPALLERARQAGAEQALVEAAAGTAATGRSTGRVSEQAGNLLDRARHWLDEKREQAEEALERREGEALEQRVREALGRPVTRVILAPDDRIILNIGEVVTHKAVQAARDARMLDVLVDSVEKDSPDIDPLASRPHTTGEAALEGQAEPVQSKRQADL, from the coding sequence ATGATCAAAGGCAACGACGTCCTGAACCACAACGTGATCGCCCTCAGCACCGGCGAGAAAGTCGAGCGGGTGTACGACATCATCTTCGACCGGCAGGCCAACTGGGTCATCGGTTTCCTGGTGGACGAGGGCGGCTGGTTCAGCACCGCGAAGGTCGTGCCCTTTGAGCGGGTTCACAGTATCGGTGAGGACGCCGTCATGATCGGCCGCCCGGAAGATGTCAACACGACCCGTGAGGACCGCCGTCTGCAAGAAGCGCTGGACAACAAGACCAGTCTGGCCGGGCTGACCCTCCTGACCACCGACGGACAGAATCTGGGCCGCATCGCGGACGTGTTCTTCGACGAGCACACCGGGCGGGTCGAGGGCTACGAGGCCACCGGCGGCCTGTTCTCCGACCTGAGCAGCGGCCGGACCTTCGTCCCTGCACCCGAAAGTGTGCAGATCGGTGCGGACACCGCCATCGTGCCCGCGTCGGTGGCGCAGGCGATGGAGGAGCAGGAGGACGGCGGCCTGAAGGGCGCCCTGAACACCGCCGCAGAGAACGTGAAGGGCGCTTACGAGAACATCGCCGAGGCGACCCGCGAGCGTCAGAAGGACTATGTGGTCGGCAAGACGGCCGGCGGCGACATCACCACCGACGACGGGCACCTGATCGTCGCCCAGGGGGACACGATCACCGCCGCCCACGCCGAGGCAGCCGAAGCGGCCGGAAAGCTCGTCGCGCTCGCCACGGCCGCGACAGGTGGAGCGATCGCCGAGTCCTACGGTCAGGCCCGTGACCGCGTGCAGGACACCTACGAGGACGTGCGGGGCGCGGCGGCGGAACGCCAGAAAGTGTATGTGGTCGGCAAGACGGCCCGCAGCGAGGTCGCGACCGAGGCCGGTGAGGTCATCGTGCCCGCCGGCGCGACGATCACTAGGGCGCAGGCCGACCGTGCCGAGCAGGCGGGGCGCCTAGCTGCATTGACGGCGACGGCGACCGGCGGGGCGCTCCAGGACAGTGTCGATGACCTGCGCCAGACGCAGGCGGGTACCCCGGCAACGATCATCGGCCGCCGTGCGAAGACCGACGTGCGGACGGCCGGGGGCAGCCTGATCGCCGCGCAGGGGCAGATCGTGACGCCGGCCCTGCTGGAACGGGCTCGTCAGGCCGGGGCGGAGCAGGCATTGGTGGAGGCTGCGGCGGGCACCGCGGCCACGGGCCGGAGTACCGGACGTGTGAGTGAGCAGGCCGGCAACCTGCTGGACCGCGCCCGTCACTGGCTGGACGAGAAACGCGAACAGGCGGAAGAGGCGCTGGAGCGCCGCGAAGGAGAAGCCCTGGAGCAGCGGGTCCGGGAAGCGCTGGGCCGTCCCGTCACCCGCGTGATCCTCGCGCCGGACGACCGCATCATCCTGAATATCGGCGAGGTCGTGACCCATAAGGCCGTGCAGGCCGCCCGCGATGCCAGGATGCTGGACGTGCTGGTGGACAGCGTAGAAAAGGACAGCCCGGACATCGATCCTCTGGCCAGCCGCCCCCACACCACCGGGGAGGCGGCCCTGGAGGGGCAGGCGGAGCCGGTCCAGTCAAAACGGCAGGCCGACCTGTAA
- a CDS encoding MIP/aquaporin family protein produces the protein MTSAPNLSRRFVAEVIGTFFLVIAALLSPSGLTFALVGVTLLVMVIALGQVSGSHLNPAVTLGLVAARLFPWREGLVYFVAQVLGAFLALGFGQLVDRRLPVAGSHANAVWFESLGTALLVFVVVRIVMAKATPAASALAIGLALTVGIAIAGPSSGGVLNPAIALVLLTGDLLKGSFFANLVYFAAPLLAGALAAVVARAIAPVGVEEQDRQQVTARPSDEAQRVR, from the coding sequence ATGACCTCGGCCCCCAACCTCTCGCGGCGTTTCGTCGCTGAAGTCATCGGTACGTTCTTTCTGGTGATCGCTGCCCTGCTGTCTCCCTCAGGCCTGACCTTCGCCCTGGTCGGGGTGACCCTGCTGGTCATGGTCATCGCCCTGGGTCAGGTGTCCGGCTCGCACCTCAACCCGGCCGTGACCCTGGGGCTTGTGGCGGCCCGTCTCTTTCCCTGGCGTGAGGGACTGGTCTATTTCGTCGCTCAGGTCCTCGGGGCTTTTCTGGCCCTGGGCTTCGGGCAGCTCGTCGACCGCCGGCTGCCGGTCGCGGGCTCGCACGCCAACGCGGTGTGGTTCGAGTCGCTGGGCACGGCCCTGCTGGTCTTCGTCGTGGTGCGGATCGTGATGGCCAAGGCGACGCCCGCAGCGAGCGCCCTGGCGATCGGTCTCGCCCTGACGGTCGGCATCGCGATCGCCGGCCCCAGCAGCGGCGGGGTCCTCAATCCGGCCATCGCCCTGGTCCTGCTGACGGGTGACCTCCTCAAAGGCTCGTTCTTCGCCAATCTCGTCTATTTCGCGGCTCCGCTCCTGGCGGGCGCTCTAGCCGCCGTCGTCGCGCGCGCGATCGCCCCGGTCGGTGTCGAGGAACAGGACCGCCAGCAGGTCACGGCCCGGCCCAGTGACGAGGCGCAGCGGGTGCGCTGA
- a CDS encoding ArsR/SmtB family transcription factor, producing the protein MVEGTHLVKVTHALSNDTRMLILSLLSSQVLNLTELTAALAMPASTVSFHIKRLEDAGLLHVEYVPGTRGAQKLISKRYDELLLTLPGAAVVQDSQDVVVSMPVGNYTLIRAAPSCGLAAEHKIIGMLDDPRSFYEPEHVFAQILWFRAGYVEYAFPNNVPYGAAPTRFELSLELCSEAPHFDEHWPSDITLWINDVEVGTWTSPGDFGGVRARLTPAWWAEDQTTHGLLKRWLVTPQGAWIDGEPLSDVTLERLNLTRDHHIRVRLGIKEGARHAGGLNLFGRAFGNYPQDIVLRLGYESPPADPSS; encoded by the coding sequence ATGGTCGAGGGCACCCACCTCGTCAAGGTGACGCACGCGCTGAGCAACGACACCCGCATGCTGATCCTAAGCCTGCTCTCCAGCCAGGTGCTGAACCTGACGGAGCTCACGGCGGCGCTCGCCATGCCCGCCTCGACCGTGAGTTTCCACATCAAGCGGCTGGAAGACGCCGGGCTGCTGCACGTCGAGTACGTGCCGGGCACGCGCGGCGCACAGAAACTCATCAGCAAGCGCTACGACGAACTGCTGCTCACCCTGCCGGGCGCGGCGGTCGTGCAGGACAGCCAGGACGTGGTGGTCAGCATGCCAGTGGGCAACTACACCCTGATCCGCGCCGCGCCGAGCTGCGGCCTGGCCGCCGAGCACAAGATCATCGGGATGCTCGACGACCCGCGCTCCTTCTACGAGCCCGAGCATGTCTTCGCGCAGATCCTGTGGTTCCGCGCCGGCTACGTCGAGTACGCCTTTCCCAACAACGTGCCCTACGGCGCGGCCCCGACCCGTTTCGAGCTGAGCCTGGAACTGTGCTCGGAGGCCCCTCATTTCGACGAGCACTGGCCCTCGGACATCACGCTGTGGATCAACGACGTGGAGGTCGGCACCTGGACCTCGCCCGGCGACTTCGGGGGCGTGCGCGCCCGCCTGACTCCGGCGTGGTGGGCCGAGGACCAGACGACCCACGGCCTGCTCAAGCGCTGGCTGGTCACGCCGCAGGGCGCCTGGATCGACGGGGAGCCGCTCTCGGACGTGACGCTGGAACGGCTCAACCTCACGCGCGACCACCACATCCGGGTGCGCCTGGGCATCAAGGAAGGCGCCCGGCACGCGGGCGGCCTGAATCTGTTCGGCCGCGCCTTCGGCAACTACCCCCAGGACATCGTGCTGCGCCTGGGCTACGAATCGCCGCCCGCCGACCCTTCCTCCTGA
- a CDS encoding ABC transporter substrate-binding protein — protein sequence MRRVTPLLALLALGTAGAQKVSLTFLHGFTGPDRPVMEGLIKKFNDTHPNIEVRAQAQPWATTWQQLPALVASGRAPDVAVINEDQITGFVARGAVSPLTPAELSGAGISKTRFFGPLFATADYKGQSYGVPISSVAYVMFYNKDLMKKIGLDPAKPPRTRAEFLRAAQLCTVDKSGKNSTQAGFDPKNLDTWGVSLYNNWVGSRAAYAAILQNGGALTDKNQNAAFNSPQAVSAVQFLVDLVQKQHVARPNSTEEAELAAFSQGKVCMFPSGQWYLDRFETQKMNFGVTFLPRIGGNVRDAAWGGSSHLTLLKQRPGYSADKRRAALEFIAWLSQPAQNLTWTATGSLPTQAAVASNAQFAKAPISGIFDRLNSVYATSGYPWVGQVMGPFDAAWEAAYLGKKTVSQALNDGVSEANKQIEQARKNFQ from the coding sequence ATGCGCCGCGTCACCCCCCTGCTCGCCCTGCTGGCCCTGGGCACCGCCGGAGCCCAGAAAGTTTCGCTCACGTTCCTGCACGGCTTCACCGGTCCCGACCGTCCCGTCATGGAAGGCCTGATCAAGAAGTTCAACGACACGCACCCCAACATCGAGGTGCGCGCGCAGGCCCAGCCCTGGGCCACAACCTGGCAGCAGTTGCCGGCGCTGGTCGCTTCCGGGCGCGCGCCCGACGTGGCCGTCATCAACGAGGACCAGATCACCGGCTTCGTCGCGCGCGGGGCCGTCTCGCCGCTGACCCCGGCCGAGCTGAGCGGCGCGGGCATCAGCAAGACCCGGTTCTTCGGGCCGCTGTTCGCCACCGCCGACTACAAGGGGCAGTCCTACGGCGTGCCGATTTCCAGCGTGGCCTACGTCATGTTCTACAACAAGGACCTGATGAAGAAGATCGGCCTGGACCCCGCCAAGCCCCCGCGCACCCGCGCCGAGTTCCTGCGCGCCGCGCAGCTGTGTACGGTGGACAAGAGCGGCAAGAACTCGACCCAGGCGGGCTTCGATCCCAAGAACCTCGACACCTGGGGCGTGAGCCTGTACAACAACTGGGTGGGCTCGCGCGCCGCCTACGCCGCCATCCTGCAAAACGGCGGCGCCCTGACCGACAAGAACCAGAACGCGGCCTTCAACTCGCCGCAGGCCGTGAGCGCCGTGCAGTTCCTGGTGGACCTCGTGCAGAAGCAGCATGTGGCGCGCCCCAACAGCACCGAGGAAGCCGAGCTGGCCGCCTTCTCGCAGGGCAAGGTCTGCATGTTCCCCAGCGGGCAGTGGTACCTCGACCGCTTCGAGACCCAGAAGATGAATTTCGGCGTGACCTTTTTGCCGCGTATCGGCGGCAACGTGCGTGACGCCGCCTGGGGTGGGTCGAGCCACCTGACGCTGCTCAAGCAGCGCCCCGGCTACAGCGCCGACAAGCGCCGCGCCGCCCTGGAGTTCATCGCCTGGCTCAGCCAGCCCGCCCAGAACCTGACCTGGACGGCCACCGGCAGCCTGCCCACCCAGGCCGCCGTGGCGAGCAACGCGCAGTTCGCCAAGGCCCCCATCAGCGGCATCTTCGACCGTCTGAACAGTGTGTACGCCACGAGCGGCTACCCCTGGGTCGGGCAGGTCATGGGGCCCTTCGACGCCGCCTGGGAGGCCGCCTATCTGGGCAAGAAGACCGTGTCCCAGGCCCTGAACGACGGCGTGAGCGAGGCCAACAAGCAGATCGAGCAGGCCCGCAAGAACTTCCAGTAG
- a CDS encoding YtxH domain-containing protein yields MTQLSDHLHDLQDTVHNAQNHLQHRLAAGAAKGALKTQAHLAATVARQQKDIHRLEAQVERLRHERSGGFPWGLVLVAGGVYALYRTNPGFRDQAQRLVKRFIPGVEGNLARAADAAKDAAHDLVDGNDPRDALRDAGKELRHAGEKAADQAGDKLRDLKHQAQDGAQDLKRDLQRGGDDLHRTGDRAADQAGDKLRDLKDQAQDGLRDLKRDAQRTANHVRDDLRRN; encoded by the coding sequence ATGACCCAGCTCAGCGACCATCTCCACGATCTTCAGGACACTGTCCATAACGCCCAGAACCACCTCCAGCATCGCCTCGCCGCCGGCGCCGCCAAGGGTGCCCTCAAGACCCAGGCCCATCTCGCCGCCACCGTCGCCCGTCAGCAGAAGGACATCCACCGCCTCGAAGCCCAGGTCGAGCGCCTGCGCCACGAACGTTCCGGCGGCTTTCCCTGGGGCCTCGTGCTGGTGGCCGGCGGGGTCTATGCCCTGTACCGCACCAACCCTGGCTTCCGCGATCAGGCCCAGCGCCTCGTCAAGCGGTTCATTCCCGGCGTCGAGGGAAATCTCGCCCGCGCCGCAGACGCCGCCAAGGACGCCGCGCATGACCTCGTGGACGGCAACGATCCCCGTGACGCCCTGCGCGACGCCGGCAAGGAACTGCGCCACGCCGGCGAGAAGGCCGCCGATCAGGCCGGGGACAAGCTCCGCGATCTCAAGCATCAGGCGCAGGACGGCGCCCAGGACCTCAAGCGGGACCTCCAGCGCGGCGGCGACGACCTGCACCGGACGGGTGACCGGGCGGCCGATCAGGCCGGGGACAAGCTCCGTGACCTCAAGGATCAGGCCCAGGACGGCTTACGGGACCTGAAACGGGACGCGCAGCGCACGGCCAACCACGTCCGCGACGATCTGCGCCGCAACTGA
- a CDS encoding carbohydrate ABC transporter permease — protein MSAPVPTARPGPRPRRRFPREVPRFLLLCVLAALFLAPVYWMLSTSFKTEADAIVSPVQWWPLRPTLDNYREVLTSPDGNILRWTWNSLVVALTFTALHVLLCALTAYPLARMRFPGRDTWFWFILSSLMIPGIVTLVPTYIMMLNFGWINSYHALIWPGISGVFGVFLLRQFFQGIPRELEEAAKLDGANSLLIWWRIILPLSLPAVVTLAVFAFMGSWNNFLWPLYTVTDVDKMTLPVGITTFSQRYVTEYGKLMASTTLAAVPALVAYLIAQRFLEAGLSTTGLKE, from the coding sequence GTGAGCGCGCCCGTACCCACCGCGCGGCCAGGACCCAGGCCGCGCCGGCGCTTTCCGCGCGAGGTGCCGCGCTTCCTGCTGCTGTGCGTGCTGGCCGCACTGTTCCTGGCGCCGGTGTACTGGATGCTCTCCACGTCCTTCAAGACCGAGGCCGACGCCATCGTCTCGCCGGTGCAGTGGTGGCCGCTGCGGCCCACGCTGGACAACTACCGCGAGGTGCTCACCTCGCCCGACGGCAACATCCTGCGCTGGACGTGGAACTCGCTGGTGGTCGCGCTGACCTTCACCGCGTTGCACGTGCTGCTGTGCGCACTGACGGCCTACCCGCTGGCGCGTATGCGCTTTCCGGGGCGCGACACCTGGTTCTGGTTCATCCTGTCGAGCCTGATGATTCCGGGCATCGTGACCCTGGTCCCGACCTACATCATGATGCTCAATTTCGGCTGGATCAACTCGTACCACGCCCTGATCTGGCCGGGCATCAGCGGGGTGTTCGGGGTCTTCTTGCTGCGGCAGTTCTTCCAGGGCATTCCGCGCGAGCTGGAGGAAGCCGCCAAACTCGACGGGGCGAACAGCCTGCTCATCTGGTGGCGCATCATCCTGCCGCTGAGCCTGCCAGCGGTCGTCACGCTGGCGGTGTTCGCCTTTATGGGGTCGTGGAACAACTTCCTGTGGCCGCTGTACACCGTGACCGACGTGGACAAGATGACGCTGCCGGTGGGCATCACGACCTTCTCGCAGCGCTACGTCACCGAATACGGCAAGTTGATGGCCTCGACCACCCTGGCGGCGGTGCCGGCCCTGGTCGCCTACCTGATCGCGCAGCGTTTTCTCGAAGCGGGCCTGTCCACGACGGGCCTCAAGGAGTAG
- a CDS encoding carbohydrate ABC transporter permease codes for MTDQASPHSDHAARRGDAPRARTFRAEPYLYLLPHALLFFVFTVYPVGYGLYIGMHRWDLLSSVQSFVGLEFFRNLFVPGTPQFDFFWRTLLNTALFTVVSVPLLVAAALGLALLLQRPIFGRTFFRAVFFLPGVLTVSVMGILWRWMFDNQIGLVNAAREALTGASPIPWLSTEGLAWVPIVVGTVWWTVGFNMTLYLAALSNVPASLYEAAALDGATPGQQFRHITWPLLAPQTLFVFITTALASFQLFGQSLVITAGGPNRSTQSVIQYITEEGFTNNQISSAAAMGFVFGLMMLIFTAAQFGLMARDVKGAS; via the coding sequence ATGACCGACCAAGCGTCCCCGCATTCCGACCACGCGGCGCGGCGGGGAGACGCCCCACGCGCCCGCACCTTCAGGGCCGAGCCGTACCTGTACCTGCTGCCGCACGCGCTGCTGTTTTTCGTCTTCACGGTGTACCCGGTGGGCTACGGGCTGTACATCGGCATGCACCGCTGGGACCTGCTGAGCAGCGTGCAGAGCTTCGTGGGCCTGGAATTCTTCCGCAACCTGTTCGTGCCCGGCACGCCGCAGTTCGACTTCTTCTGGCGCACGCTGCTGAATACGGCGCTGTTCACGGTGGTCAGCGTGCCGCTGCTCGTCGCGGCGGCGCTGGGGCTGGCGCTGCTGCTCCAGCGGCCCATCTTCGGGCGCACCTTCTTCCGGGCGGTGTTCTTTTTGCCGGGCGTCCTGACGGTCTCGGTCATGGGCATCCTGTGGCGCTGGATGTTCGACAACCAGATCGGACTGGTGAACGCCGCGCGCGAGGCCCTGACCGGCGCCTCCCCCATTCCCTGGCTCTCGACCGAGGGGCTGGCCTGGGTGCCCATCGTGGTCGGCACCGTGTGGTGGACGGTGGGCTTCAACATGACGCTGTATCTCGCCGCCCTGAGCAACGTGCCCGCGAGCCTGTACGAGGCGGCGGCGCTGGACGGCGCGACCCCCGGCCAGCAGTTCCGGCACATCACCTGGCCGCTGCTGGCCCCCCAGACCCTGTTCGTGTTCATCACGACGGCGCTGGCCTCCTTTCAGCTGTTCGGGCAGTCGCTCGTTATCACGGCGGGCGGCCCCAACCGCAGCACCCAGAGCGTGATCCAGTACATCACCGAGGAAGGCTTCACGAACAACCAGATCTCCAGCGCGGCGGCGATGGGCTTCGTCTTCGGTCTGATGATGCTGATCTTCACGGCGGCGCAGTTCGGGCTGATGGCCCGTGACGTGAAGGGGGCCTCGTGA
- a CDS encoding glycoside hydrolase family 2 protein has translation MSPSAVRPTTAAAPYPRPALERAPDTWQSLDGPWAFGVGPDAGALDGAMRILVPFPPESAASGLSLPGFLHTVWYRRDLEVPAAWRGGGQVLLHFGAADYHARVWLGEAYLGEHVGGHTPFSFDLTPHLGTGPLTLTVRVDDDPLALDQPRGKQDWLPDESHKIWYPRTTGLWQSVWLEHVPALHLTELEGTPDLTSWSLRLRARLNAVPAGEAGEWRLRLRLQARGEVLSDDLYRVTGPELTRTIHLADGGIDDHRRDLLWSPEHPQLIEVRAWLLRGDEVVDEVGSTTALREFGWAQGRFLLNGLPYRLRLVLNQGYWPDTLMSATDEQMRLDAELVRRLGFNGVRMHQKVESPRFLHWCDQIGVLVWTELPSAYAYSDRSVAALTGEWTEVIRRDRGRPCVAAWVPFNESWGVPDLRTHPRARHLVQSLYHLARSLDDTRPVLGNDGWETMVGDLIGIHDYTPRAKVLKRRYGTPEKTWTTLRHDQPGGRQLLLGDLDPGTPVILSEFGGVAYAPGGESGWGYSRVRSSEDFLEVYAELLGAVNRCMGLAGFCYTQLTDTFQERNGLLTEKREPKAPLADLFRATQGRRDTYAQDTDPDPDPMGYVLEWRERRRDTGQSGPVELPQTDGSTVNPER, from the coding sequence ATGTCGCCCTCCGCCGTCCGGCCCACGACCGCCGCCGCCCCCTACCCCCGCCCCGCCCTGGAGCGCGCGCCGGACACCTGGCAGAGCCTGGACGGTCCCTGGGCGTTCGGGGTCGGGCCGGACGCGGGGGCGCTGGACGGGGCCATGCGCATCCTGGTGCCTTTCCCGCCCGAGAGTGCGGCGAGTGGCCTGTCGCTGCCGGGCTTCCTGCACACGGTGTGGTACCGCCGCGACCTGGAAGTGCCGGCGGCGTGGCGCGGCGGCGGGCAGGTCCTGCTGCATTTCGGCGCGGCCGACTACCACGCGCGGGTGTGGCTGGGCGAGGCGTACCTGGGCGAACACGTCGGCGGGCATACGCCCTTCAGCTTCGACCTCACGCCGCATCTCGGGACCGGTCCCCTGACGCTGACGGTCCGGGTGGACGACGACCCGCTGGCCCTGGACCAGCCCCGCGGCAAGCAGGACTGGCTGCCGGACGAGTCGCACAAGATCTGGTATCCGCGCACGACGGGCCTGTGGCAGTCGGTGTGGCTGGAACACGTCCCGGCGCTGCACCTCACCGAGCTCGAGGGCACGCCCGACCTGACGTCCTGGAGCCTGCGCCTGCGCGCCCGCCTGAACGCAGTCCCGGCGGGGGAGGCGGGCGAGTGGCGGCTGAGGCTCCGGCTCCAGGCGCGCGGCGAGGTGCTCAGCGACGACCTCTACCGCGTGACCGGCCCCGAGCTGACCCGGACCATCCACCTCGCGGACGGCGGCATCGACGACCACCGCCGCGACCTGCTGTGGTCGCCCGAGCACCCGCAGCTCATCGAGGTCCGGGCCTGGCTGCTGCGCGGCGACGAGGTGGTGGACGAGGTCGGCAGCACCACCGCCCTGCGCGAGTTCGGCTGGGCGCAGGGCCGGTTCCTGCTCAACGGGCTGCCCTACAGGCTGCGGCTGGTGCTCAACCAGGGCTACTGGCCCGATACCCTGATGAGCGCCACCGACGAGCAGATGCGCCTGGACGCCGAACTCGTGCGCCGACTGGGCTTCAACGGCGTGCGGATGCACCAGAAGGTCGAGTCGCCCCGGTTCCTGCACTGGTGCGACCAGATCGGCGTGCTCGTCTGGACCGAGCTGCCCAGCGCCTACGCCTACAGCGACCGCAGCGTGGCGGCCCTGACCGGCGAGTGGACCGAGGTGATCCGGCGCGACCGGGGCCGGCCCTGCGTGGCGGCCTGGGTGCCCTTCAACGAGTCGTGGGGCGTGCCGGACCTGCGCACCCATCCCAGGGCCCGGCACCTCGTGCAGTCGCTCTACCACCTCGCCCGCAGCCTGGACGACACCCGCCCGGTGCTGGGCAACGACGGCTGGGAGACGATGGTGGGCGACCTGATCGGGATCCACGACTACACGCCCAGGGCCAAGGTCCTGAAGCGCCGTTACGGCACCCCCGAGAAGACCTGGACCACCCTGCGCCATGACCAGCCCGGTGGGCGGCAGCTGCTGCTGGGCGACCTGGACCCCGGGACCCCGGTGATCCTGAGCGAATTCGGCGGTGTGGCCTATGCGCCGGGCGGCGAATCCGGATGGGGCTACAGCCGGGTACGCAGCAGCGAGGATTTCCTGGAGGTGTATGCCGAGCTGCTGGGCGCGGTGAACCGCTGCATGGGGCTGGCGGGGTTCTGCTACACGCAGCTCACCGACACCTTCCAGGAGCGCAACGGCCTGCTCACCGAGAAGCGCGAGCCCAAAGCCCCCCTCGCCGATCTGTTCCGGGCCACCCAGGGCCGGCGGGATACCTACGCCCAGGACACCGACCCCGACCCCGATCCGATGGGCTACGTTCTGGAATGGCGTGAACGCCGCCGCGACACCGGGCAGAGCGGCCCGGTCGAGCTGCCCCAGACCGATGGGTCGACGGTCAACCCGGAGCGTTAG